The following coding sequences are from one Mesorhizobium onobrychidis window:
- a CDS encoding ABC transporter permease has translation MNAQQITIITPRRGWFDLDFWHLWRYRDLLLLFAMRDIKVRYKQTLLGPAWLILQPLALTAALTTVISGIAGISTGGHPAPIFYLTALVLWSYFSQVVSTASQVFIANGHLFSKIYFPRLVVPVSSLLSNTVALAIQLGVALAFLLWYQLTGKVDGLSWRLAFFPLVIIQIAAFSLAVGLCLGASTAKYRDTAHMTPFLIQIWLFVTPIIFPFSAIPEQYRTLIGFLNPLAVIIDEGRWCFFGTSAVGAPQIAAALVTTSVVLFIGVVIFQRVERTAMDML, from the coding sequence ATGAACGCACAGCAGATTACCATTATCACTCCTCGACGCGGCTGGTTTGACCTCGATTTCTGGCACCTGTGGCGCTATCGCGATCTGCTGCTCCTGTTCGCGATGCGCGACATCAAAGTCCGCTACAAGCAGACCTTGCTTGGTCCGGCTTGGCTGATCCTGCAGCCCCTGGCGCTTACCGCAGCGTTGACCACCGTCATCAGCGGTATCGCGGGCATTTCAACCGGTGGCCATCCCGCGCCAATCTTTTATCTGACAGCGCTGGTGCTGTGGTCGTATTTTTCCCAAGTCGTCTCCACCGCGAGCCAGGTCTTCATTGCTAACGGTCATCTTTTCAGCAAGATCTACTTCCCGCGACTCGTCGTTCCCGTGTCGTCGCTACTGTCGAACACTGTGGCCCTGGCGATCCAGCTTGGCGTCGCATTGGCCTTCTTGCTCTGGTACCAGCTGACAGGAAAAGTGGACGGGTTGTCGTGGCGCCTCGCGTTCTTTCCGCTGGTGATCATCCAGATCGCGGCATTCTCGTTGGCTGTTGGGCTTTGTCTAGGAGCGTCAACCGCGAAGTACCGCGATACAGCTCATATGACTCCGTTCTTGATTCAGATCTGGCTGTTCGTGACGCCGATCATCTTTCCTTTTTCGGCTATTCCCGAGCAGTACCGGACGCTGATCGGATTTCTGAATCCGCTCGCTGTCATAATTGATGAAGGGCGCTGGTGCTTCTTCGGCACTTCGGCAGTCGGTGCGCCACAAATCGCTGCAGCGCTTGTCACGACCTCGGTCGTGCTGTTCATCGGCGTCGTGATCTTTCAACGCGTCGAACGAACGGCCATGGACATGCTGTGA
- a CDS encoding polysaccharide deacetylase family protein, protein MVIPRVLLQLGRLVRRRRLRRAPIILMYHRVADIAVDPWSLAVHPARFDEQIEALTRSRRVVHLHELFDVIARGKPGKPLAVVTFDDGYHDVYSNARPILQRHDCPMTLFVATGAIGSGREFWWDALTRICLETPELPDQLDITIEGGRHHWLIPKMVDQAGRDKVYREVWSALRTLPYERQNAHVEDIAKWAGVGLDARPEHCIMTPAEVGDISDDLITIGGHTVSHPTLPAHSFATQLREIVDGRSACEQMTGKRVLSFAYPFGDHDALSVTAVREAGFEFACTTRAGCVTPEADVLRLPRLYVGNWSGDEFLRKIEDHLF, encoded by the coding sequence ATGGTGATTCCGCGCGTTCTCCTGCAGCTTGGTCGGCTGGTCCGGCGTCGACGCCTGCGCCGTGCTCCCATCATATTGATGTACCATCGCGTGGCAGATATCGCCGTCGATCCGTGGAGCCTAGCCGTCCATCCGGCGAGGTTCGACGAACAAATCGAAGCGCTGACGCGGAGTCGGCGGGTGGTGCATTTGCATGAGCTGTTTGATGTCATCGCACGGGGAAAGCCAGGCAAACCGCTTGCGGTTGTCACGTTTGACGACGGCTATCACGACGTCTACAGCAACGCTCGCCCGATCCTGCAGCGTCACGACTGCCCGATGACGCTGTTTGTTGCGACGGGAGCAATCGGAAGCGGCAGAGAATTCTGGTGGGATGCGCTCACGCGAATCTGTCTTGAGACGCCTGAACTGCCTGACCAACTCGACATCACGATCGAGGGAGGCAGGCATCACTGGCTTATCCCGAAGATGGTGGATCAGGCCGGCCGTGACAAAGTCTACCGGGAGGTGTGGTCGGCGCTCCGAACGCTGCCGTATGAGCGACAGAACGCACACGTCGAAGACATTGCGAAATGGGCGGGCGTTGGTCTCGACGCCAGGCCAGAGCACTGTATTATGACTCCCGCGGAGGTTGGTGACATCAGTGACGACCTGATCACGATCGGCGGTCATACTGTCAGTCATCCCACGCTTCCGGCCCATTCCTTCGCGACCCAGCTTCGCGAGATCGTCGACGGCCGTTCGGCCTGTGAGCAAATGACCGGAAAACGCGTCCTCTCTTTTGCATATCCATTCGGAGACCATGACGCTCTGTCGGTAACTGCCGTCAGGGAAGCGGGATTTGAGTTCGCATGCACGACGCGCGCCGGGTGCGTTACGCCCGAGGCAGACGTGCTGCGTTTACCTCGATTGTATGTCGGCAACTGGTCAGGGGACGAATTCTTGCGAAAAATCGAGGATCATCTGTTCTGA
- a CDS encoding glycosyltransferase family 2 protein, whose amino-acid sequence MQPAVSVIIPAYNAEKTIRHTLQSAASQTFKQLEIIVVDDGSTDRTAEIVEAFATSDPRISLLRQQNRGVAVARNLAIHAAKGEFIAPLDADDVWHPTKLEKQHSLFQSRPSLGLVYAWYRVIDDDDWVIECSPPTLARGDVHNWLLVENFIGNASSPLIRRSVLTATGGYDPSLRAAGAQGAEDLQMQLNIAAICDYDVVPEYLIGYRRSLSSMSTRYVVMLTSHRIVLETVRTRHPKLASFLFRWSDGVASAYYGSEAARTSPGAAIAPLVHATRIDPAALFHVFAKPSAQDMWRRLRRFVPRMLAVKQRMIPTSPHSICTSERFFDADPTFICQPFPPEWLRRRVQVALKTPTPRQLRESGPRRIDPSALVEDGA is encoded by the coding sequence ATGCAACCCGCAGTTTCCGTCATCATTCCTGCCTACAATGCGGAAAAGACCATCCGACACACCCTTCAGTCGGCCGCCTCGCAAACTTTCAAACAGCTAGAGATCATAGTTGTCGATGACGGGTCGACCGACCGGACCGCTGAGATCGTCGAGGCATTTGCAACCAGTGATCCGCGTATTTCCCTTCTGAGACAGCAGAACCGAGGGGTTGCTGTCGCCAGAAACCTGGCAATTCATGCGGCGAAGGGTGAATTTATAGCGCCACTTGATGCGGATGATGTGTGGCACCCGACAAAGCTGGAAAAGCAGCACAGCCTCTTTCAGTCGCGGCCTTCTCTCGGCCTTGTCTACGCATGGTATCGGGTCATCGATGATGATGATTGGGTGATCGAATGCTCCCCGCCAACTCTCGCTCGCGGGGACGTCCACAACTGGCTGCTGGTTGAGAATTTTATCGGCAATGCAAGTTCACCGCTAATCAGGCGATCAGTTCTTACGGCAACCGGGGGATACGACCCGTCGCTCAGAGCCGCAGGCGCCCAAGGAGCCGAAGACTTGCAGATGCAGCTCAACATTGCCGCGATCTGCGATTATGATGTCGTTCCCGAGTATCTGATTGGTTACCGGCGATCACTATCTTCTATGTCGACCAGGTATGTCGTCATGCTGACATCGCACCGGATCGTCCTTGAAACAGTCCGCACGCGACATCCCAAGCTAGCTTCTTTCTTGTTTCGTTGGTCCGATGGCGTGGCTTCAGCGTATTATGGCAGCGAAGCCGCCCGCACGTCGCCAGGCGCGGCCATCGCTCCGCTTGTCCACGCAACACGGATCGATCCGGCCGCGCTGTTTCATGTCTTCGCAAAGCCGTCCGCACAAGACATGTGGCGGCGGCTGCGTCGCTTTGTGCCAAGAATGCTTGCCGTTAAACAGCGCATGATTCCGACCTCACCGCATTCCATCTGTACCTCCGAGCGTTTTTTCGACGCCGATCCGACCTTCATCTGCCAGCCATTTCCTCCGGAGTGGCTTCGAAGGCGAGTCCAGGTGGCCCTCAAGACGCCGACGCCGCGCCAGCTTCGCGAGTCAGGTCCGAGGAGAATTGATCCGTCCGCTCTCGTCGAAGACGGCGCTTAA